The following proteins are co-located in the Paludibaculum fermentans genome:
- the pdxR gene encoding MocR-like pyridoxine biosynthesis transcription factor PdxR, which translates to MGRKSSTFLSPLFALDPASAEPLYHQLYQGIRDAILDGRIAKGTQLPSSRLLSAELSVSRNTVVNAYAQLLAEGYLEGEAGSGTYVTLRLPDESLRAVRGSTGAPTATPDPPRLSRQGQALQRYATTHTLSRNEPRPFRPGVPAVDEFPFRLWERMVAQQWRKHPWPMLTYGPAEGYHPLRVAIADYLRMARAVRCDWRQVILVSGSQQAIDLTARVLLDPGDGVWMEEPGYRGARDSLVAAGLALAPVPVDAEGISVSAGRAMAPAARLAYVTPSHQFPSGVTMSVARRMELLRWASESGAWILEDDYDSEFRFVSRPLSALQGLDESGRVVYTGTFSKVLFPSMRLGYLVVPPALVEVFTAARSIADRHSPMVDQAVLAEFMREGHFGRHIRRMRTLYQERRDVVVEALTRELGGFLELSPAAAGMHLVGWLPEGVDDRAASQRALEAGLEAQAISAYCLGQPARRGLMLGYAGYSPAALKHASGQLARALAGL; encoded by the coding sequence ATGGGTAGAAAATCTTCCACCTTCCTGTCTCCCCTCTTCGCTCTCGACCCCGCGAGCGCCGAGCCGCTCTATCACCAGCTCTATCAGGGGATCCGCGATGCGATCCTCGACGGGCGTATCGCCAAAGGAACCCAATTGCCGTCGTCACGGCTGCTTTCGGCGGAACTGTCCGTTTCCCGCAATACGGTCGTGAACGCCTACGCGCAACTGCTGGCGGAAGGTTACCTGGAAGGGGAAGCCGGCTCGGGTACCTATGTGACGCTACGCCTGCCCGACGAAAGCTTGCGGGCTGTCCGCGGGAGCACCGGAGCGCCGACCGCGACGCCGGATCCGCCCCGCCTGTCACGGCAAGGCCAGGCGTTGCAGCGCTATGCGACCACCCATACGCTCTCCCGAAACGAACCCAGACCCTTCCGGCCCGGCGTGCCGGCCGTGGACGAGTTCCCCTTCCGGCTGTGGGAACGAATGGTGGCGCAACAGTGGCGAAAGCACCCCTGGCCCATGCTCACCTACGGACCCGCCGAGGGCTACCATCCCTTGCGTGTGGCCATCGCCGACTACCTGCGCATGGCTCGAGCCGTGCGCTGCGACTGGCGGCAGGTGATCCTCGTGTCGGGCTCGCAGCAGGCGATCGACCTGACGGCCCGTGTGTTGCTCGATCCTGGCGATGGGGTCTGGATGGAAGAGCCCGGCTATCGCGGCGCCCGCGACTCGTTGGTGGCCGCCGGGCTCGCACTGGCCCCGGTCCCGGTCGATGCCGAAGGGATCAGCGTCAGCGCCGGCCGCGCCATGGCCCCCGCCGCCCGGCTGGCCTACGTGACGCCCTCGCACCAGTTCCCCTCGGGCGTGACGATGAGCGTGGCGAGACGGATGGAACTCCTGCGTTGGGCCTCGGAGTCGGGCGCGTGGATTCTGGAAGACGACTACGACAGCGAGTTCCGCTTTGTCAGCCGGCCCCTATCCGCCCTGCAGGGGCTCGATGAGAGCGGACGCGTCGTCTACACGGGGACCTTCAGCAAAGTTCTGTTCCCGTCGATGCGGCTAGGCTATCTCGTGGTTCCGCCGGCACTGGTCGAGGTGTTCACGGCCGCCCGCTCGATTGCGGACCGCCACTCGCCGATGGTGGATCAGGCAGTCCTCGCCGAATTCATGCGGGAAGGCCACTTCGGCCGCCACATCCGCCGCATGCGCACGCTCTATCAGGAGCGGCGGGATGTCGTGGTCGAGGCCTTGACCCGCGAGTTGGGCGGCTTTCTGGAGCTCTCTCCGGCGGCGGCCGGAATGCATCTGGTGGGCTGGCTGCCGGAAGGGGTGGATGACCGGGCCGCGAGCCAGCGCGCGCTGGAGGCCGGCCTCGAAGCCCAGGCGATTTCGGCTTACTGCCTGGGACAACCCGCTCGGCGCGGTCTGATGCTTGGCTACGCCGGCTATTCGCCCGCCGCCCTGAAGCACGCCTCCGGTCAGTTGGCCCGGGCGCTGGCAGGGCTTTAG
- a CDS encoding RHS repeat-associated core domain-containing protein, whose translation MYDSGRGSHSTGKERDAETGLDYFGARYFSGAQGRFTSPDPIMASAKVSNPQSWNRYSYAFNNPLRFTDPTGMYVCEGTADQCKQFEKSRAAILKSKDGDAVRAAKAYGKAGEKNGVSVGFADKLNDRGGTVSRVGGGLEVDPNNEGHFRATLNVMIQSDNIGNQETIAHEGSHVADYQDFVKSIDFAGNMDQSLNITHMATEVRAYELSVRYALSGNSSLNFGPCGGVGGECKFSPGMMPAVRDQKIIDLLTDPRNKYTGLNTVLYPELLKPQQK comes from the coding sequence TTGTACGATTCCGGCAGAGGATCCCATAGTACCGGCAAAGAACGAGATGCCGAGACGGGGTTGGATTATTTTGGTGCCAGATACTTCAGTGGGGCGCAAGGCAGGTTTACCAGCCCGGACCCGATCATGGCTAGTGCCAAGGTGAGCAATCCGCAGAGTTGGAACCGATATTCCTATGCGTTCAATAATCCCCTGCGGTTCACCGACCCGACCGGGATGTACGTATGCGAAGGGACCGCAGACCAGTGCAAGCAGTTTGAGAAGAGTCGTGCGGCGATCCTGAAATCGAAAGATGGCGACGCAGTTCGAGCAGCAAAGGCGTATGGAAAAGCTGGCGAAAAGAACGGTGTCAGTGTCGGGTTCGCTGACAAGCTCAACGACCGGGGCGGGACCGTTTCGCGCGTTGGCGGTGGCCTTGAAGTCGATCCAAACAACGAGGGTCACTTCCGGGCGACGCTCAACGTCATGATCCAAAGCGACAATATCGGAAACCAAGAGACGATCGCTCACGAGGGTAGCCACGTCGCTGACTATCAGGATTTCGTGAAGAGTATCGACTTCGCTGGCAACATGGATCAATCCCTCAACATCACGCACATGGCAACCGAAGTGCGTGCGTATGAGTTGTCTGTTCGCTATGCGCTTTCAGGCAACAGCAGCCTCAACTTCGGTCCATGCGGCGGCGTAGGAGGGGAATGCAAATTCTCGCCAGGCATGATGCCAGCGGTTCGGGATCAGAAGATCATCGACTTGTTGACCGACCCCCGAAACAAGTACACCGGATTGAACACGGTGCTTTACCCCGAATTGCTTAAACCGCAGCAGAAGTGA
- a CDS encoding CHC2 zinc finger domain-containing protein, translating into MARIPDSELERLKREIPIERLVTGFGVELQRHGAELIGTCPFHDDKTPSLVVSPKTNLWHCLGACNVGGSTLDWVMRTKGVSFRHAAELLRADHPSLAAGDGHVVRKGTAVKLEAPVALDADDRQTLRDVVSFYHKTLGESPEALRYLESRGLTHPEMMDRFQLGFANRTLGLTLPDRNRKAGADLRGRLQRLGILRESGHEHFMGSVVFPVIDLASNVTEIYGRKITAGLRAGTPLHTYLPGPHCGVWNEEALTASKEIILCESIIDALTFWCAGFRNVTASYGVNGFTDDHRTAFQKHGVQQVWIAYDRDEAGDVAAERLKEELLALGIGSHRVLFPKGLDANEYARTGESLAVLLNRATWWEGPKPAAQEKSAEPEVEATPAEAPPPVIPFAAEPEVLVNGDEVLIPRGDRRYRIRGLAKNLSPEVMKVNVLVSRQEDFHVDTLDLQTDRQRAAFIKRAAEELGLKEDILRKDVGQVFLALERLQSEQIRKALEPAKPEVELSEEERAEALTLLKDPRLLERIVEDFDRCGLVGEKSNKLIGYLAAVSRHLESPLAVLVQSSSAAGKSTLMDAVLAFVPAEECIRFSAMTEQSLYYMGSMDLRHKVLAIAEEEGASRAAYALKLLQSEGVLSIASTGKDPATGKLVTHQYRVEGPVMMFLTTTAIDIDEELLNRCLVLAVNEDREQTQAIHRLQREQQTLEGLVRRQQRATLIKMHQNAQRLLKPLFVVNPFVDELTFPDALTRMRRDHMKYLTLIRAIALLHQHQRPVRTSQGLSFIEVTRADIAKAQELMDELMRRSLDELPAQTRRLLGLVEEMVSGECGRLRVDRRDFRFSRRDVRAHTGWGHTQLKTHLHRLEELEYLIVHHGGRGQTFVYELNWSGLEEEKSGASRPQVGVLSGAGRATETRMNTGANGILARKPQNTTDTGLGVNGVVTLAIGAR; encoded by the coding sequence ATGGCACGCATCCCGGACTCAGAGCTTGAGCGGCTAAAAAGAGAAATCCCCATCGAGCGGCTGGTGACCGGCTTCGGGGTGGAGCTGCAGCGGCACGGCGCGGAGCTGATCGGCACCTGTCCCTTTCATGACGACAAGACGCCTTCGCTCGTTGTTTCGCCGAAGACAAATCTGTGGCACTGCCTGGGCGCCTGCAATGTGGGCGGATCGACGCTTGATTGGGTGATGCGGACGAAGGGCGTCAGCTTCCGGCATGCGGCGGAACTGCTGCGCGCCGATCATCCCTCTTTAGCCGCCGGAGACGGCCACGTCGTTCGCAAAGGAACCGCGGTAAAGCTCGAAGCCCCGGTGGCGCTGGACGCCGACGATCGGCAGACGTTGCGCGATGTCGTCAGCTTCTATCACAAGACCCTGGGCGAGTCGCCGGAAGCACTGCGGTATCTGGAGAGCCGCGGCCTCACGCACCCGGAGATGATGGACCGCTTCCAACTGGGCTTCGCCAATCGCACGCTCGGGCTGACGCTGCCGGACAGGAACCGGAAGGCCGGCGCCGATCTGCGCGGACGCCTGCAGCGGTTAGGCATCCTGCGCGAGAGCGGGCATGAGCACTTCATGGGGTCGGTCGTGTTTCCGGTGATCGATCTGGCCAGCAACGTGACGGAGATCTACGGGCGCAAGATCACGGCCGGACTGCGCGCCGGCACGCCGCTGCATACGTATCTGCCGGGGCCGCATTGCGGGGTGTGGAACGAAGAGGCGCTCACGGCCTCGAAGGAGATCATCCTGTGCGAGTCGATCATCGACGCGCTGACGTTCTGGTGCGCGGGGTTCCGCAATGTGACGGCCAGCTACGGCGTCAACGGCTTCACGGACGATCACCGGACCGCGTTTCAGAAGCACGGCGTTCAGCAAGTCTGGATCGCGTATGACCGCGATGAGGCCGGCGACGTGGCGGCCGAGCGGCTAAAAGAAGAACTGCTCGCCCTCGGCATTGGTTCGCATCGCGTGCTGTTCCCGAAGGGGCTGGACGCCAACGAATACGCGCGGACCGGCGAGAGCCTGGCTGTGTTGCTGAACCGCGCCACGTGGTGGGAAGGTCCAAAGCCGGCGGCTCAAGAGAAAAGCGCCGAGCCGGAAGTGGAGGCCACGCCGGCAGAAGCACCACCGCCCGTGATTCCTTTCGCCGCTGAGCCGGAAGTCCTCGTCAACGGGGACGAAGTCCTGATTCCACGCGGCGACCGCCGCTATCGCATTCGAGGCCTGGCCAAAAACCTCAGCCCCGAGGTCATGAAGGTGAACGTGCTGGTGTCGAGGCAGGAGGACTTTCACGTCGATACGCTCGACCTGCAGACCGACCGCCAACGTGCCGCCTTCATCAAGCGCGCCGCCGAAGAGCTGGGCCTGAAGGAAGACATCCTCCGCAAGGACGTGGGGCAAGTCTTCCTGGCGCTGGAACGCTTGCAATCGGAGCAGATCCGCAAGGCACTGGAACCAGCGAAACCGGAAGTGGAACTCAGCGAGGAAGAACGCGCCGAAGCGCTCACGCTGTTGAAGGACCCGCGCCTGCTGGAGCGCATCGTCGAAGACTTCGACCGCTGCGGTCTGGTGGGCGAGAAGAGCAACAAGCTTATCGGTTATCTGGCCGCGGTTTCGCGTCATCTGGAATCGCCGCTGGCGGTGCTGGTGCAGTCGTCGTCGGCCGCGGGCAAGAGCACGCTCATGGATGCGGTGCTGGCCTTCGTGCCGGCCGAGGAGTGCATCCGGTTTTCGGCGATGACGGAGCAGTCGCTCTACTACATGGGCAGCATGGACCTGAGACACAAGGTGCTGGCCATTGCCGAAGAGGAAGGCGCGAGCCGCGCCGCTTACGCGCTGAAGCTGCTGCAAAGCGAAGGTGTGCTCTCCATCGCGTCCACCGGCAAGGACCCGGCGACGGGCAAGCTCGTCACGCATCAGTACCGAGTCGAAGGTCCGGTGATGATGTTCCTGACCACGACCGCCATCGACATCGACGAGGAACTGCTGAACCGCTGCCTCGTGCTGGCGGTGAACGAGGATCGCGAGCAGACACAGGCGATCCACCGGCTGCAGCGCGAACAGCAGACGCTGGAAGGCCTGGTCCGCCGGCAGCAGCGGGCCACGCTGATCAAGATGCACCAGAACGCGCAACGCCTACTGAAGCCGTTGTTCGTGGTGAACCCGTTCGTCGACGAGCTGACGTTTCCCGATGCGCTGACACGCATGCGGCGCGACCACATGAAGTACCTGACTCTGATCCGCGCGATCGCACTGCTGCACCAGCACCAGCGCCCGGTGAGGACGAGCCAGGGGCTTTCCTTTATCGAGGTGACGCGGGCAGACATCGCCAAGGCGCAGGAACTCATGGACGAACTGATGCGGCGCTCGCTGGATGAGCTGCCGGCGCAGACGCGCCGTTTGCTGGGCCTAGTGGAAGAGATGGTGAGTGGCGAATGCGGGCGGCTCCGGGTGGACCGGAGAGACTTTCGTTTTAGCCGCCGCGATGTGCGCGCCCACACCGGCTGGGGCCACACGCAGTTGAAGACGCACCTGCACCGGCTGGAAGAGCTGGAGTACCTGATCGTACACCACGGCGGACGGGGCCAAACCTTCGTCTATGAATTGAACTGGTCGGGGCTGGAAGAGGAGAAGTCGGGGGCAAGTCGGCCCCAGGTCGGGGTGTTGTCGGGGGCTGGTCGGGCCACGGAAACCCGCATGAATACAGGGGCAAACGGCATTCTGGCGCGAAAACCGCAAAACACCACAGATACCGGGCTGGGAGTCAACGGCGTCGTAACCCTAGCCATAGGAGCCCGGTGA
- a CDS encoding ThuA domain-containing protein, translating to MALISPLSSCRILAIFVLALGVQPLFSASPRLKVLIIDGQNNHAWKETTPVLQEILEMSGRFEVDVATTPPQGGDMSTFKPDFSKYAVVVSNYNGDPWSKETSEAFEKFVHEGGGFVSYHAADNAFPEWHQYNQMIAVGGWGNRKAPEAGAMIRLRGEEVRVEPTPGRCGNHGARLPFVVTMRERRHPIVKGLPRMWKHAPDELYDSLCGPAADFDLLGTAHSTSQNRGTNEDEPMLLAIRYARGRVFHTTLGHDVAAMHCVGFIATLMRGTEWAATGKVTIPVPADFPSADRMSIRK from the coding sequence ATGGCTCTTATCTCACCTCTTTCCTCCTGCCGAATCCTGGCCATCTTCGTTCTGGCCCTCGGAGTGCAGCCATTGTTCTCAGCTTCACCCCGGCTCAAGGTCCTGATCATCGACGGTCAGAATAATCACGCCTGGAAAGAGACCACTCCGGTGCTGCAGGAGATCCTCGAGATGTCCGGCCGCTTCGAGGTGGACGTCGCCACCACCCCGCCGCAAGGCGGTGACATGAGCACGTTCAAGCCGGACTTCTCGAAGTACGCCGTGGTGGTGTCCAACTACAATGGCGATCCCTGGTCCAAAGAGACCAGCGAAGCCTTTGAGAAGTTTGTCCATGAGGGCGGCGGGTTTGTCTCCTACCATGCGGCGGACAACGCCTTTCCCGAGTGGCATCAGTACAACCAGATGATCGCCGTCGGCGGCTGGGGCAACAGGAAGGCTCCGGAAGCCGGTGCCATGATCCGCCTCAGGGGCGAGGAAGTACGAGTGGAGCCGACACCCGGCCGGTGTGGAAATCATGGCGCCCGCCTGCCATTTGTCGTCACCATGCGCGAACGGCGGCACCCCATCGTCAAGGGCCTGCCCAGGATGTGGAAGCACGCGCCCGACGAACTGTACGACTCACTCTGCGGTCCCGCGGCGGATTTCGACCTGCTGGGCACGGCCCATTCCACCTCCCAGAATCGCGGAACCAATGAAGATGAGCCGATGCTGCTGGCGATTCGTTACGCCCGGGGCCGGGTCTTCCACACCACCTTGGGGCACGACGTGGCGGCCATGCACTGCGTGGGTTTCATCGCCACTCTCATGCGCGGGACGGAGTGGGCGGCCACCGGCAAGGTGACCATCCCGGTGCCGGCCGATTTCCCCTCCGCTGACCGGATGTCCATCCGGAAATAG
- a CDS encoding pyridoxamine 5'-phosphate oxidase family protein, whose amino-acid sequence MDTATPVNATIRQHPERAASAEAGDFLAAGTVAHVGFQVDGQPYVIPFSYQYDSSAPDRLYLHGGHSSHTLRALAAGAAVCVTVTMVDGLVYSRTALNHSMNYRSVVCFGRAQPIEDPEQKQAVFARMIERYFPGRTAGEHYAPATEAQLRATALLAVTIESMTAKARRGAPTGPLDGEPEALGTCGVVPL is encoded by the coding sequence ATGGACACCGCTACCCCTGTCAACGCGACCATCCGCCAGCATCCCGAGCGCGCCGCCAGCGCCGAGGCAGGCGACTTCCTGGCTGCCGGCACGGTTGCCCATGTGGGCTTCCAGGTCGACGGGCAACCTTACGTGATTCCCTTCTCGTATCAATATGACAGCAGCGCGCCGGACCGCCTGTATCTTCACGGGGGTCACAGCAGCCACACGTTGCGTGCGCTCGCGGCGGGGGCGGCCGTGTGTGTCACCGTCACCATGGTGGATGGCCTGGTCTATTCGCGCACGGCGCTCAATCATTCCATGAACTACCGTAGCGTCGTCTGCTTCGGCCGGGCCCAGCCGATCGAGGATCCCGAGCAGAAACAGGCGGTATTTGCGCGGATGATTGAGCGGTACTTTCCGGGACGGACGGCGGGCGAGCATTATGCTCCGGCGACGGAAGCCCAACTGCGGGCCACGGCGCTGCTGGCCGTCACGATCGAGAGCATGACCGCGAAGGCCCGGCGCGGTGCGCCGACGGGGCCACTGGATGGCGAACCCGAGGCGTTGGGGACCTGCGGTGTTGTGCCGCTTTAG
- the xerC gene encoding site-specific tyrosine recombinase XerC, whose translation MARVPRRRKPPVVPATPLASLLEKHLEDLRVRNYSEYTVKNRRVHIGFFLDWCNERGLTEPVEVTRTVLESYQRHVFHYRKKNGEPLSFTGQHDRLVPLRVWFKWMARQHHILHNPASELELPRLGMRLPKAVLTASEAEQVIEQTNIHDPLGLRDRAILETLYSTGMRRLELVNLKLWDLDLERGTVAIRQGKGKKDRMIPLGDRAAAWVRKYLEEARPQLATEPDDRIVFLSNAGEPFSLDYLTEVVRGYVEAANVGKHGACHLFRHTMATLMLEGGADTRFIQAMLGHADLKTTQIYTHVAIRQLQEIHRATHPARLPEVVETDRQELLKAIEAEDDEPTE comes from the coding sequence ATGGCCCGCGTGCCCCGGCGCCGGAAGCCGCCAGTTGTGCCGGCGACTCCACTGGCGTCACTGCTGGAGAAGCACTTGGAAGACCTGCGAGTACGGAACTACTCCGAGTACACGGTGAAGAACCGCCGCGTGCACATCGGCTTCTTCCTCGATTGGTGTAACGAGCGCGGCCTGACCGAGCCTGTGGAAGTGACGCGCACGGTGCTGGAGAGCTACCAGCGCCACGTGTTCCACTACCGCAAGAAGAACGGCGAACCGCTGAGCTTCACGGGCCAGCATGACCGCCTGGTGCCGTTGCGGGTGTGGTTCAAGTGGATGGCGCGGCAGCATCACATCCTGCACAATCCGGCCTCGGAGCTGGAACTGCCCCGGCTGGGCATGCGGCTGCCGAAGGCTGTTCTGACGGCCTCGGAAGCGGAGCAGGTGATCGAGCAGACCAACATTCACGATCCGCTGGGCCTGCGCGACCGAGCGATCCTCGAGACGTTGTACTCGACCGGAATGCGGCGGCTGGAACTGGTGAATCTGAAGCTATGGGACTTGGACCTGGAGCGCGGCACGGTAGCCATCCGCCAGGGCAAGGGCAAGAAGGACCGCATGATTCCGCTGGGCGACCGTGCCGCGGCCTGGGTGCGCAAGTACTTGGAGGAAGCCCGCCCGCAATTGGCCACGGAGCCCGATGACAGGATCGTGTTTCTGTCCAACGCCGGCGAGCCATTCTCGCTCGACTATCTCACCGAAGTGGTGCGAGGCTACGTGGAAGCGGCCAATGTCGGAAAACACGGAGCCTGCCATTTGTTTCGGCACACGATGGCGACGCTGATGCTGGAGGGTGGCGCCGACACAAGATTCATTCAGGCGATGCTGGGCCATGCGGACCTGAAGACGACGCAGATCTACACGCACGTGGCGATCCGGCAGCTTCAGGAGATCCACCGGGCGACGCACCCGGCCCGTCTTCCGGAAGTGGTGGAAACGGACCGTCAGGAGCTTCTGAAGGCGATAGAAGCCGAAGACGACGAACCTACCGAATAG